One genomic window of Paenisporosarcina antarctica includes the following:
- a CDS encoding ABC transporter ATP-binding protein, with protein sequence MRQIPFKPFGYEPVLSKEDITPVKKKKGERAGNWQEVLKRIWHLVDEQRGLLVTVLLLVLVSSTLALVGPYLLGKIIDNYIVPGKFAGLQTMITWLIGIYFFLSLSLFFQNYWMIGIAQQTIYRLRTNLFAHFQKLSVSFFDKRQHGELMSRVTNDIENVSATLNSSFIQVFSSVLTLTGTIIVMLTLSPLLTLLTMTIIPVMFYAMRWITRRTGKLFKEQQQAVGDLNGMIEETISGQRIVKAFSQEDRVTDEFIVKSQRLRRTGFWALTYSGFIPKVMNMLNNVSFAIVAGVGGLLALNGHVTIGTIVIFSEYARQFTRPLNDLANQFNTVLSAIAGAERVFSIMDEEVEKDEATTHINTVLKGKVEFDKVSFKYEQTDVEHTIRNVSFTLNPGETAALVGATGAGKTTIMQLLARFYETNEGQIRIDDIPIQDLPRQTLRSQIAFVLQDPFLFEATVKENIRYGRLNATDEELFEAAKQANAHDFIMKLPEGYDTVLTADGGEISQGQKQLLSIARALVADPVILLLDEATSSIDTVTEMKIQEALERLMKGRTSFVIAHRLNTVKQADVVYVMDQGQLVESGSQQQLIAQKGLFYNMLTQ encoded by the coding sequence ATGCGACAGATTCCATTTAAACCATTTGGCTACGAACCCGTATTATCTAAAGAAGATATTACACCAGTAAAAAAGAAAAAAGGGGAACGTGCAGGGAATTGGCAAGAAGTATTGAAACGCATTTGGCATCTAGTTGATGAACAACGTGGACTTTTAGTTACTGTTCTCTTACTCGTCCTTGTCAGTTCTACACTAGCATTAGTTGGTCCTTACTTACTTGGAAAAATAATCGACAATTACATTGTTCCTGGAAAATTTGCTGGATTACAAACTATGATCACTTGGTTAATCGGAATTTATTTCTTCTTATCACTGTCGTTATTTTTCCAAAACTATTGGATGATTGGTATTGCTCAACAAACCATATATCGCTTACGTACAAATCTTTTCGCTCATTTTCAAAAGCTGTCGGTGTCATTTTTTGATAAACGTCAGCATGGCGAATTGATGAGCCGTGTAACAAACGATATTGAAAATGTCAGTGCCACGCTTAATAGTTCATTTATTCAAGTATTCTCAAGTGTACTAACATTAACGGGAACCATTATAGTTATGTTGACCTTAAGTCCATTACTGACGCTACTTACCATGACCATCATTCCTGTTATGTTTTACGCCATGCGTTGGATTACGAGGAGGACAGGGAAGCTATTTAAAGAACAGCAACAAGCGGTTGGCGATCTAAATGGAATGATTGAAGAGACCATATCTGGTCAACGAATTGTTAAAGCCTTTTCACAAGAAGATCGCGTGACTGATGAATTTATTGTGAAGAGCCAGCGTTTACGTCGAACTGGATTCTGGGCGTTAACTTATTCAGGATTTATCCCAAAAGTCATGAACATGTTAAATAACGTAAGCTTTGCAATTGTCGCAGGTGTTGGTGGTTTACTTGCTTTAAATGGTCATGTGACAATTGGAACCATCGTTATTTTCTCAGAATATGCCCGTCAGTTTACACGTCCATTAAATGATTTAGCGAATCAATTTAATACAGTCTTATCGGCGATTGCAGGAGCTGAGAGAGTATTCTCCATCATGGATGAAGAAGTTGAAAAAGATGAAGCGACAACACATATAAACACGGTGTTAAAAGGGAAAGTTGAATTTGACAAAGTATCTTTTAAATACGAACAAACGGATGTTGAGCACACTATTCGTAATGTCAGTTTTACCTTGAATCCAGGCGAAACGGCAGCACTAGTTGGTGCAACAGGTGCTGGGAAAACAACCATCATGCAATTACTCGCACGTTTTTACGAAACGAATGAAGGACAAATTAGGATTGATGATATCCCTATTCAAGATTTACCTCGCCAAACTTTGCGTAGTCAAATAGCTTTTGTCTTGCAAGACCCATTTTTATTTGAAGCAACAGTAAAAGAAAACATTCGTTACGGCAGATTAAATGCGACCGATGAAGAATTATTTGAAGCCGCAAAACAAGCGAATGCACATGACTTTATTATGAAATTACCTGAAGGATACGATACCGTGTTAACTGCCGATGGTGGAGAAATCAGCCAGGGACAAAAGCAATTGCTATCCATTGCTCGTGCCTTAGTGGCAGACCCCGTCATTTTACTGTTAGATGAAGCAACGAGTAGCATCGATACGGTTACGGAAATGAAGATTCAAGAAGCATTGGAACGGCTAATGAAGGGACGCACGAGTTTTGTCATAGCCCATAGATTAAATACAGTTAAACAAGCAGACGTCGTTTACGTAATGGATCAGGGACAACTAGTCGAATCAGGGAGTCAACAACAACTAATTGCTCAAAAAGGATTATTCTACAATATGTTAACGCAATGA